The following are encoded in a window of Salinigranum halophilum genomic DNA:
- a CDS encoding Glu/Leu/Phe/Val family dehydrogenase: protein MSDEANPFESLQEQIDDAAAFLDVPGDVVTRLKSPERVLEVTLTVEMDDGRLEGFQAFRSQFNGDRGPYKGGIRYHPNVSRDEVKALSGWMVYKCAVVDIPYGGGKGGIVIDPREYSESELERVTRAFAKELRPFIGPDRDIPAPDVNTGQREMNWIKDTYEKLENTTAPGVITGKSLDNGGSEGRVEATGRSVMLAAREAFAYLDRDLSGATVAVQGYGNAGSVAAKLLEDQGASVVAVSDSSGAVFHPEGLDARAVKEFKRETGAVTGYADAEEELSNEELLTMDVDLLVPAALENAIDAEIASHLEADVVVEAANGPITPEADDILASKDVMVVPDILANAGGVTVSYFEWVQNRQRFAWTEARVNDELERVIVDAFDRLVDAFEEKELPNFRTAAYVVAIQRVADAFGGAGSWP, encoded by the coding sequence AGGAACAGATTGACGACGCCGCGGCCTTCCTTGACGTGCCCGGAGATGTGGTGACACGGCTCAAATCGCCCGAGCGCGTCCTCGAGGTCACACTCACCGTCGAGATGGACGACGGACGCCTCGAAGGTTTCCAGGCCTTCCGCTCGCAGTTCAACGGCGACCGCGGCCCGTACAAAGGCGGCATCCGCTATCACCCGAACGTCTCCCGCGACGAGGTGAAGGCGCTCTCGGGGTGGATGGTGTACAAGTGCGCCGTCGTCGACATCCCTTACGGAGGCGGCAAGGGCGGGATTGTCATCGACCCCCGCGAGTACTCCGAGTCCGAACTGGAACGGGTGACGAGGGCGTTCGCCAAGGAGCTTCGCCCGTTCATCGGACCGGACCGAGACATCCCTGCACCCGACGTCAACACCGGACAGCGGGAGATGAACTGGATCAAAGACACCTACGAGAAGCTCGAGAACACCACGGCACCGGGTGTCATCACGGGCAAGTCGCTCGACAACGGCGGGAGCGAGGGTCGTGTCGAGGCGACCGGCCGGTCGGTGATGCTCGCCGCGCGCGAGGCGTTCGCCTACCTCGATAGGGACCTCTCGGGTGCGACCGTCGCGGTCCAGGGGTACGGGAACGCTGGCTCCGTCGCCGCGAAACTCCTCGAAGACCAGGGCGCGAGCGTCGTCGCCGTCTCGGACTCCTCGGGTGCCGTGTTCCATCCGGAGGGGTTGGACGCCCGCGCGGTCAAGGAGTTCAAGCGTGAGACGGGTGCTGTCACCGGCTACGCGGACGCGGAGGAGGAGCTCTCGAACGAGGAACTGCTCACGATGGACGTCGACCTCCTCGTCCCCGCGGCGCTCGAGAACGCCATCGACGCCGAGATCGCCTCACACCTCGAGGCCGACGTCGTCGTCGAGGCCGCGAACGGCCCGATCACGCCCGAGGCGGACGACATCTTGGCCAGCAAGGACGTGATGGTGGTCCCGGACATCCTCGCAAACGCCGGCGGCGTCACCGTGAGCTACTTCGAGTGGGTCCAGAACCGACAGCGGTTCGCCTGGACCGAAGCGCGCGTCAACGACGAACTCGAACGGGTCATCGTCGACGCCTTCGACCGCCTCGTCGACGCCTTCGAGGAGAAGGAGCTTCCGAACTTCCGGACGGCCGCCTACGTGGTCGCGATCCAGCGGGTCGCCGACGCGTTCGGCGGTGCCGGAAGTTGGCCGTAA
- a CDS encoding carbohydrate-binding protein, translated as MAREQSRTDAESDRHSRRLNRRTFLKAAGTTAVLGSFAGCTTESSTSTLPDPSAGSVSFGYGGSQLTRQQLPVPGVLLGSVAAATQVQEESEPNDTEANADVVSLGTTVWGTLTRRDDDWYAVELDEGDALRLTLEASSNKGNSRFELYDTDGNRIGSAKIRNGQSVNIELDPVPTTGPYYVRVYSNKDIGWYELTVQGADAATPTPTPEPTATPTPTATPTPEPTATPTPTPTPTATPTPEPTATPTPTPEPTEQRPYYGTVRSIPGRIEAENFDEGGEGVAYSDTTVDNLGGEYRAEAVDIEQSKDDDEGYSIGWVRDGEWLEYTVDVSPGTYDVRFRIATPEDARRVGVTLAGETLGSLDVPNTGDWYNWTTITLSGVEIAAEGEQVLRIETTGGSFNLNWVEFSATTTPTPTPTATPTPTPTPEPTATPTPTPTPEPTATPTPTPTPEPTATPTPTPTATPTATPTPTPTPSADDEYGDQNYGEFGYGGTPD; from the coding sequence ATGGCACGCGAACAGTCACGAACAGACGCCGAGTCAGACCGTCATAGCCGGCGGTTGAATCGTCGGACGTTCCTGAAAGCGGCCGGAACGACGGCGGTTCTCGGCTCGTTCGCCGGATGTACGACCGAATCTTCGACGTCGACACTTCCCGACCCGAGCGCGGGTTCGGTGAGTTTCGGGTACGGGGGGTCGCAGCTAACCCGTCAGCAGCTCCCCGTCCCCGGTGTCCTCCTCGGGTCGGTGGCAGCAGCGACCCAAGTGCAAGAGGAGTCGGAGCCGAACGACACCGAGGCCAACGCCGACGTCGTCAGCCTCGGAACGACCGTCTGGGGGACGCTCACCCGTCGAGACGACGACTGGTACGCGGTCGAACTCGACGAGGGAGATGCACTCCGGCTGACGCTGGAGGCGTCTTCGAACAAGGGGAACTCCCGGTTCGAACTGTACGACACCGACGGGAACCGGATCGGTTCGGCGAAGATCAGGAACGGCCAGTCGGTGAACATCGAACTCGACCCCGTTCCGACGACGGGGCCGTACTACGTGCGCGTCTACAGTAACAAAGACATCGGGTGGTACGAGCTGACCGTGCAGGGAGCCGATGCGGCAACTCCCACACCGACCCCGGAACCGACGGCGACGCCCACGCCGACAGCGACACCAACTCCGGAACCGACGGCGACGCCCACACCAACGCCAACGCCGACAGCGACACCGACCCCGGAACCGACGGCGACGCCCACACCCACGCCCGAGCCGACTGAACAGCGCCCCTACTACGGGACCGTGCGTTCCATCCCCGGTCGAATCGAGGCGGAGAACTTCGACGAGGGCGGTGAGGGCGTCGCTTACAGCGACACGACCGTCGACAACCTCGGCGGTGAGTACCGTGCCGAAGCCGTCGACATCGAACAGTCCAAGGACGACGACGAGGGATACAGCATCGGGTGGGTCCGCGACGGTGAGTGGCTCGAATACACGGTCGACGTCAGCCCCGGTACGTACGACGTCCGGTTCCGTATCGCCACGCCAGAGGACGCCCGCCGGGTCGGAGTGACACTCGCTGGCGAGACGCTCGGGTCACTGGACGTCCCGAACACCGGCGACTGGTACAACTGGACGACGATCACGCTGTCCGGCGTCGAAATCGCCGCCGAAGGGGAACAGGTCCTCCGGATAGAGACCACGGGTGGCAGTTTCAATCTCAACTGGGTCGAGTTCTCGGCCACGACGACGCCAACCCCGACACCGACGGCGACACCCACCCCCACACCGACCCCAGAACCGACGGCGACGCCCACCCCCACACCGACCCCAGAACCGACGGCGACACCCACCCCCACACCGACCCCAGAACCGACGGCGACACCCACCCCCACACCGACGGCGACGCCCACAGCCACTCCGACTCCCACCCCGACCCCATCGGCAGACGACGAGTACGGCGACCAGAACTACGGTGAGTTCGGGTACGGCGGGACGCCGGACTGA
- the pyrB gene encoding aspartate carbamoyltransferase — MRHDHLISAAQLSRDDIEAVLDRAAEIDADPAAVRERHAGTVLALCFFEPSTRTKMSFDTAMKRLGGETIDMGSVESSSVKKGETLADTARVIEGYADAIVLRHPSEGSAKMASEFVDVPLVNAGDGAGQHPSQTLLDLYTIRENAGLDDITVGIMGDLKYGRTVHSLSMALTNFDVRQHFVSPESLRLPRSVRYDLHEAGAQVREHEELAGILPELDVLYVTRIQRERFPDEREYREVAGEYQIDPDILAEAKESLTVMHPLPRVDEIDPAVDETPHAQYFEQAHNGVPVRMALLDTLLSQGGRDR; from the coding sequence ATGCGCCACGACCACCTCATCTCCGCCGCGCAGTTGTCCCGGGACGACATCGAGGCGGTGTTGGACCGCGCCGCCGAGATCGATGCCGACCCGGCGGCCGTCCGCGAACGCCACGCCGGAACGGTGCTCGCACTCTGTTTCTTCGAGCCGAGCACGCGGACGAAGATGAGCTTCGACACGGCCATGAAGCGGCTCGGCGGGGAGACCATCGACATGGGTTCCGTCGAGTCCTCGTCGGTCAAGAAGGGCGAGACGCTCGCAGACACCGCCCGCGTCATCGAGGGCTACGCCGACGCCATCGTCCTCCGGCACCCCTCGGAGGGCTCGGCGAAGATGGCGTCGGAGTTCGTCGACGTCCCACTCGTCAACGCGGGCGACGGCGCGGGCCAGCACCCGTCGCAGACGCTTCTGGACCTCTACACCATCCGCGAGAACGCCGGCCTCGACGACATCACCGTCGGTATCATGGGTGACCTCAAGTACGGGCGGACGGTCCACTCGCTCTCGATGGCACTGACGAACTTCGACGTGCGCCAGCACTTCGTCTCGCCCGAGTCCCTGCGCCTCCCCCGGAGCGTCCGATACGACCTCCACGAGGCCGGGGCACAGGTCCGCGAGCACGAGGAACTCGCCGGCATCCTCCCCGAACTCGACGTTCTCTACGTCACCCGTATCCAGCGCGAGCGGTTCCCCGACGAGCGCGAATACCGTGAAGTCGCTGGCGAGTACCAGATCGACCCCGACATCTTGGCGGAGGCGAAGGAGTCGCTGACGGTGATGCACCCCCTGCCGAGAGTCGACGAGATCGACCCCGCCGTCGACGAGACCCCACACGCACAGTACTTCGAACAGGCACACAACGGCGTCCCCGTCCGGATGGCGCTGCTCGACACGCTCCTCAGCCAGGGAGGTCGCGACCGATGA
- the pyrI gene encoding aspartate carbamoyltransferase regulatory subunit: protein MSEHELRVSKIRNGTVIDHVAAGQALNVLTILGIDGTSGESVSVGMNVPSGRLGRKDIVKVEDRELSPSEVDVLSLIAPEATINIVRDYEVVEKNRVERPERVVGVLSCPNHNCITNGNEPVASKFTVVSDGLRCEYCGTFIHESFAEHIDGS, encoded by the coding sequence ATGAGCGAACACGAACTCCGCGTCTCGAAGATCCGCAACGGCACCGTCATCGACCACGTCGCCGCCGGACAGGCGCTGAACGTGCTCACCATCCTCGGTATCGACGGCACCAGCGGTGAGTCGGTCTCCGTGGGCATGAACGTTCCATCGGGGCGGCTCGGCCGCAAGGACATCGTGAAGGTCGAAGACCGCGAACTCAGCCCCTCGGAGGTCGACGTCCTCTCACTCATCGCGCCCGAGGCGACCATCAACATCGTCCGCGACTACGAGGTGGTCGAGAAGAACCGCGTCGAGCGCCCCGAGCGGGTCGTCGGCGTCCTCTCGTGTCCGAACCACAACTGCATCACGAACGGGAACGAACCCGTCGCCTCGAAGTTCACCGTCGTCTCCGACGGGCTCCGGTGTGAATACTGCGGGACGTTCATCCACGAGTCGTTCGCCGAGCACATCGACGGCTCCTGA